From the Lolium rigidum isolate FL_2022 chromosome 2, APGP_CSIRO_Lrig_0.1, whole genome shotgun sequence genome, one window contains:
- the LOC124686222 gene encoding uncharacterized protein LOC124686222 translates to MAPPVVAPLPDELLEEVFLRLPPDEPECLVRASLASKLWLDTLSGPRFRGLYRKFHGAPPMLGFVYCPPIYSSGGYRRDEYDRVPYYEPATKFRPRIPDDDWGCWYYEPWDCRHGRVLLVDATALAAEGLAAKFLVWNPLTGSRRELDGPQARDIVESQSLRAAVICAAPRCDHRACEDGPFRVVLVTLDKSDVDCVACAYISLPQMGEGSKPCSGLSLADEWTELSADLDLVGVSARIDFKPQVLIEEALYFVIKNGDSGVPIAILKCDLASNCLSLIDVPPLETGADGDSETILMATEDGSLGFARLDMLNLHMWSRQMGFDGVLSWTQHRVIDLKELLPIHNPKLRLTLVGSVEGSDTIFVTTDLGIYGINLKSRSVKKLWKREIFHYLMPYMSFYTPREMVNPANATH, encoded by the exons ATGGCGCCACCAGTGGTAGCACCGCTGCCGGACGAGCTTCTCGAGGAGGTCTTCCTTCGCCTCCCGCCGGACGAGCCGGAGTGCCTCGTGCGCGCATCCCTGGCCAGCAAGCTCTGGCTGGACACCCTCTCCGGCCCTCGCTTCCGCGGTCTCTACCGCAAGTTCCATGGAGCTCCGCCAATGCTGGGCTTCGTTTACTGCCCGCCCATTTATTCCTCGGGGGGATACAGAAGGGACGAGTACGACAGGGTTCCGTACTACGAACCCGCCACAAAGTTCCGTCCGCGCATTCCCGACGACGACTGGGGGTGCTGGTACTATGAGCCGTGGgactgccgccatggccgcgttcTCCTTGTGGATGCAACTGCATTAGCCGCCGAGGGGTTAGCCGCCAAGTTCCTCGTTTGGAACCCCTTGACAGGCAGCCGGAGGGAGCTGGATGGGCCCCAGGCTCGAGATATCGTGGAATCCCAGAGCCTTAGGGCCGCAGTGATTTGCGCCGCGCCCCGCTGCGACCACCGCGCGTGTGAGGACGGCCCCTTCCGGGTGGTCTTGGTCACCCTGGACAAGAGTGATGTTGATTGTGTTGCATGCGCATACATATCCTTGCCGCAGATGGGTGAAGGGAGCAAGCCATGCTCTGGTCTCTCTCTTGCGGATGAGTGGACTGAGTTGTCCGCTGATCTTGATCTTGTGGGTGTGAGTGCACGCATTGATTTTAAGCCCCAGGTCCTCATCGAAGAAGCACTTTATTTCGTGATTAAGAATGGTGATAGTGGCGTGCCGATAGCTATTCTCAAGTGTGACTTGGCATCTAATTGCTTATCACTGATTGATGTGCCGCCGCTGGAGACTGGCGCAGACGGTGATAGTGAAACTATCCTCATGGCGACGGAGGATGGTAGTTTGGGGTTTGCACGATTGGACATGTTAAACCTCCACATGTGGTCAAGGCAGATGGGTTTCGACGGAGTTCTGTCATGGACTCAACATAGAGTCATCGATCTGAAAGAACTCCTCCCCATCCATAATCCCAAGTTAAGACTTACACTGGTTGGATCTGTGGAGGGTAGTGATACCATTTTTGTGACCACAGATCTTGGTATATACGGGATTAATCTCAAGTCACGAAGTGTGAAGAAGCTATGGAAGAGAGAAATCTTTCATTATTTGATGCCATACATGAGTTTCTACACTCCTCGAG AAATGGTGAACCCCGCCAATGCGACTCATTGA
- the LOC124686221 gene encoding uncharacterized protein LOC124686221, translating into MSPPLPDELLEEVFLRLPPDEPECLVRASLASKLWLDTLSGPRFGGLYRKFHGAPPMLGFIYCPAFYSSGYRMDEYDKVPYYKTATKFRARIPDDDWGCWFYEPWDCRHGRVLLVDADALAAEGLAAKFLVWNPLTGSRRELDGPQARDIVESQSLTAAVICAVPRCDHRACEEGPFRVVLVTLDKSDVGCVACAYISLPQMGEGSKPCSGLSLADEWTELSADLDLVGVSARIDFKPQVLIEEALYFVIKNGDSGVPIAILKCDLASNCLSLIDVPPLESGADGDSETILMATEDGSLGFARLDMLNLRLWSRQMGFDGVLSWTQHRVINLKELLPIQNPKLRLTLVGSVEGSDTIFVTTDLGIYGINLKSRSVKKLWKREIFHYLMPYMSFYTPREMVNPANATP; encoded by the exons ATGTCGCCGCCACTGCCGGACGAGCTTCTCGAGGAGGTCTTCCTTCGCCTCCCGCCGGACGAGCCGGAGTGCCTCGTGCGCGCATCCCTGGCCAGCAAGCTCTGGCTCGACACCCTCTCCGGCCCTCGCTTCGGCGGTCTCTACCGCAAGTTCCATGGAGCTCCGCCTATGTTGGGCTTCATTTACTGCCCGGCCTTTTATTCCTCGGGATACAGAATGGACGAGTACGACAAGGTTCCGTACTACAAAACCGCCACAAAGTTCCGTGCGCGCATTCCCGACGATGACTGGGGGTGCTGGTTCTACGAGCCGTGGgactgccgccatggccgcgtccTCCTTGTGGACGCAGATGCATTAGCCGCAGAGGGGTTAGCCGCCAAGTTTCTCGTTTGGAACCCCTTGACAGGCAGCCGGAGGGAGCTGGATGGGCCCCAGGCTCGAGATATCGTGGAATCCCAGAGCCTTACGGCCGCAGTGATTTGCGCCGTGCCCCGCTGCGACCACCGCGCGTGTGAGGAGGGCCCCTTCCGGGTGGTCTTGGTCACCCTGGACAAGAGTGATGTCGGTTGTGTTGCATGCGCATACATATCCTTGCCGCAGATGGGTGAAGGGAGCAAGCCATGCTCTGGTCTCTCTCTTGCGGATGAGTGGACTGAGTTGTCCGCTGATCTTGATCTTGTGGGTGTGAGTGCACGCATTGATTTTAAGCCCCAGGTCCTCATCGAAGAAGCACTTTATTTCGTGATTAAGAATGGTGATAGTGGCGTGCCGATAGCTATTCTCAAGTGTGACTTGGCATCTAATTGCTTATCACTGATTGATGTGCCGCCGCTGGAGTCTGGCGCAGACGGTGATAGTGAAACTATCCTCATGGCGACGGAGGATGGTAGTTTGGGGTTTGCACGATTGGACATGTTAAACCTCCGCCTGTGGTCAAGGCAGATGGGTTTCGACGGGGTTCTGTCATGGACTCAACATAGAGTCATCAATCTGAAAGAACTCCTCCCCATCCAAAATCCCAAGTTAAGACTTACACTGGTTGGATCTGTGGAGGGTAGTGATACCATTTTCGTGACCACAGATCTTGGTATATACGGGATTAATCTCAAGTCACGAAGTGTGAAGAAGCTATGGAAGAGAGAAATCTTTCATTATTTGATGCCATACATGAGTTTCTACACTCCTCGAG AAATGGTGAACCCCGCCAATGCGACTCCTTGA